Part of the Arachis hypogaea cultivar Tifrunner chromosome 6, arahy.Tifrunner.gnm2.J5K5, whole genome shotgun sequence genome, TGttgctttttttttcgatttctctatttctttttgctgtttctttcacttcaagaatcaatctttttgATATTTCAGAGTACCAATAATACCTCTCTTGTTCTTCAAGAGCTAATATactcaacttcaatatcaaatatgcatatttaattcatacattcagaatatAAAGATAgggccaccacatcaagataaatAGAACAACTtataatatataactcaaaatcTCTTGTATTTTACtgcttctttttaaaaaattttctttttaagcttAGAGAGCAATTCATGAGACAtctttaagaataaaaattttgaaagtaaACTACTAATGCAAAGTCCTAAGAGAGCTAGAATAGAAAATAGGAAATAAGATAAAGGAAGGGATAATGAAACTTAACCACCTCAGTTTTGGTGGCTGCTGATCTTCTATGAGGGTGATTCACCTTCCTTTAGtgccattgatgataatataGATCTTAATCTCATTCTGAAACACCAAAtctaaaaggtttgcttgtccccaagcaaaaaaAACTTGGTCCCTTGTTGTCATCTAAACGCCAGGACTGCTTcccttatgggcgttgaacgcccatgctCTCCTCTCCCTTATGGCGTTGAACTCCGGTAAGGGGcaccctccagggtgttctattttcctATCTTGCATTCCTGTTTCAGTTCTAAATGCTACGCATGATCATAAATGTTAGTAAAAGGAGAACTatgaaaataaatagaaaataccaTCAAATGAAATCGAACTCGAATAAGTAAAATGAAACAAAAGAAAGATAATAAGTAAAATGAAAATGTGGCTGGAttgtctcccaacaagcacttctttatcgtcattagcttgacgttcaCCTTTCTCATGTCAATAAGAAGGTGGAGTCCCGTTGCTCGATTTCATCCCCTAGGTAGTGTTTGACTCTCTGGCTATTGACGATGAATCTTTTATCAGAATGTTAATTCTGGaattccacatgaccatagggagACACTCTAGTGATCACAAAAGGTCCTGTCCATCGTGAATTGAACTTCTCAGGGAAGAGCTTGAGCTTGGAATTGAAGAGTAAAACCTTCTGGCCAGGATCAAAAACTCTAGAAGATAACTTCCTATCATGCTATTTCTTGGATCTTTCCTTGTAGATTTTAGCATTCTCAAACGCAACATGCCAGAATTCATCCACTTCGTTTAATTGGAGTAACCTCTTCTCTCTTGCCGCCTTGGCGTCAAACTTTAGGAACCTTATTGCATAGTAAGCTCTGTGCTCCAATTTCACTGTTAAATGACATGCTTTACCATAAACTAGCTGATAGGGGGATATCCCAATAGGGATTTTGAATGCAgttcggtatgcccagagagcatcatcaagcttccttgcCCAATCCCTCCTAGAGGTGCTCACTATCTTCTCCAAGATCATCTTGAGTTCCCTGTTGGAGACCTCAACTTGTCCACTTGTCTGCAGATGgtaggggttgccactttatgatggACACCGTATCTTTGCAGAATTAAGTCGAGCTATCTATTACGGAAGTGACTGCCTCCATCACTGAATAGTGTTCTTGGGATTCCTAATCTGTtgaatatgtatttttgaaagaatttcaACACGACCcaggtgtcattagtgggtga contains:
- the LOC112805588 gene encoding uncharacterized protein, yielding MAADQNNGGDARKTSGQVEVSNRELKMILEKIVSTSRRDWARKLDDALWAYRTAFKIPIGISPYQLVYGKACHLTVKLEHRAYYAIRFLKFDAKAAREKRLLQLNEVDEFWHVAFENAKIYKERSKK